From Scomber scombrus chromosome 13, fScoSco1.1, whole genome shotgun sequence, a single genomic window includes:
- the tnfsf11 gene encoding tumor necrosis factor ligand superfamily member 11 isoform X1, translating to MAATHSEYRGYLRNDLEAGQHRFHPVQHSEPTYRPLLFGTLAVMGLLQVASSVAILLHLTGYLQEVDLSTAPHRPIEEVQTEPVLNALRDTRKKGRCKTPKESLPSAHLPIRAHQEYSKKGEPKAITIDWDEEHGYRQRMGYQKGKLLVMESGFYYIYAKTCFRYYKYIPEDSSQTGVPPVDVSNTQLIQYVYHESIKQNSKAAVLMKTGSTMRWNNTSYNMYCAQQGRGVRLDEGDTLFVNVSNAWMLDPEGEGTYFGAIKLGN from the exons ATGGCAGCTACCCACAGCGAGTACAGAGGCTACCTGCGGAACGACTTGGAAGCAGGGCAACACCGCTTCCACCCGGTGCAGCACTCGGAGCCCACTTACCGGCCGCTCCTATTCGGGACCCTCGCTGTTATGGGATTGCTTCAGGTGGCTTCCAGCGTGGCGATCTTATTACACCTCACTGGTTACCTGCAAGAG gtAGATTTGTCTACAGCCCCACATCGGCCTATAGAG GAAGTGCAGACAGAGCCGGTGCTGAACGCTCTGAGAGACACGAGGAAAAAAGGACGATGCAAAACTCCAAAAGAGAGCCTGCCATCCGCTCATCTACCAATCAGAGCGCATCAAGAGTACTCAAAGA AGGGCGAGCCAAAAGCCATCACCATTGACTGGGATGAGGAGCACGGATACCGCCAGAGGATGGGCTATCAGAAGGGAAAACTGCTGGTGATGGAGTCTGGTTTCTACTATATTTATGCTAAGACCTGCTTCCGCTACTACAAGTACATACCAGAGGACAGCAGTCAGACCGGGGTCCCACCAGTGGATGTTAGCAACACCCAACTCATCCAGTACGTCTACCACGAGAGCATCAAACAGAACAGCAAAGCTGCAGTGTTGATGAAGACGGGCAGCACCATGCGATGGAACAACACAAGCTATAACATGTACTGCGCCCAGCAGGGCCGAGGGGTCCGGCTGGATGAGGGAGACACCTTGTTTGTCAATGTGTCCAATGCTTGGATGTTGGACCCAGAGGGAGAAGGGACGTATTTTGGGGCCATAAAGTTGGGTAACTGA
- the tnfsf11 gene encoding tumor necrosis factor ligand superfamily member 11 isoform X2: MAATHSEYRGYLRNDLEAGQHRFHPVQHSEPTYRPLLFGTLAVMGLLQVASSVAILLHLTGYLQEVDLSTAPHRPIETEPVLNALRDTRKKGRCKTPKESLPSAHLPIRAHQEYSKKGEPKAITIDWDEEHGYRQRMGYQKGKLLVMESGFYYIYAKTCFRYYKYIPEDSSQTGVPPVDVSNTQLIQYVYHESIKQNSKAAVLMKTGSTMRWNNTSYNMYCAQQGRGVRLDEGDTLFVNVSNAWMLDPEGEGTYFGAIKLGN, encoded by the exons ATGGCAGCTACCCACAGCGAGTACAGAGGCTACCTGCGGAACGACTTGGAAGCAGGGCAACACCGCTTCCACCCGGTGCAGCACTCGGAGCCCACTTACCGGCCGCTCCTATTCGGGACCCTCGCTGTTATGGGATTGCTTCAGGTGGCTTCCAGCGTGGCGATCTTATTACACCTCACTGGTTACCTGCAAGAG gtAGATTTGTCTACAGCCCCACATCGGCCTATAGAG ACAGAGCCGGTGCTGAACGCTCTGAGAGACACGAGGAAAAAAGGACGATGCAAAACTCCAAAAGAGAGCCTGCCATCCGCTCATCTACCAATCAGAGCGCATCAAGAGTACTCAAAGA AGGGCGAGCCAAAAGCCATCACCATTGACTGGGATGAGGAGCACGGATACCGCCAGAGGATGGGCTATCAGAAGGGAAAACTGCTGGTGATGGAGTCTGGTTTCTACTATATTTATGCTAAGACCTGCTTCCGCTACTACAAGTACATACCAGAGGACAGCAGTCAGACCGGGGTCCCACCAGTGGATGTTAGCAACACCCAACTCATCCAGTACGTCTACCACGAGAGCATCAAACAGAACAGCAAAGCTGCAGTGTTGATGAAGACGGGCAGCACCATGCGATGGAACAACACAAGCTATAACATGTACTGCGCCCAGCAGGGCCGAGGGGTCCGGCTGGATGAGGGAGACACCTTGTTTGTCAATGTGTCCAATGCTTGGATGTTGGACCCAGAGGGAGAAGGGACGTATTTTGGGGCCATAAAGTTGGGTAACTGA